ACCAGCGCCTTTATCTCCTCTGGCACGTTCCCGAAGGCCACCGGCGGGTTGAGGAAGTCCTGATGGTTCTCCCTGAATACCCTCTGGCCGTTCTCGCCGAGGAGGAACTTGAGGAACTCGATGGCGAGCTCCCTGTTGGGTGCGTCCTTGGGAACGGTGACGCCGTAAACGATTGGCTTGGCCTTGATTGTCTTCCCGGTCGAGCCGAGAGTTATGCTCACCTGGCCATAGAAGTCGGCCCTGCCGAAGTCCCTGAGGTTAATCTCATCCGGGAGGGTAATGTAGCGGAGGTTGTGTTGCTCCGCGACGCTCTTGTAGATGAAGAAGTAGTCGAGGCTTCCACTCTCAACGAGGCCGGTCAAATCGGTCTCCTTCGGCCTTATGACGACCTTGTTGGTTTTGAGCTGAATCTCCTTGGGGACGTAGATGTGGGTTCCGTTGGCGTAGATGTTCGTGTTCTTCTCGACGAGGGTCTCAAAGGCAGGTTTTCCGTAGTAGAGGTCGGCCAGCTTCATGACCATGACCGAGCGATAGCCGCAGGGGTCCTGGTTCGGGTCTGAAAAACCGAAGGTGACGCCAGGCCTCGCGAGGATTTCGTACCAGTTGTCAGAGTCTATCTCGTCCGCGTACTTGCTCTCGTTGGTGAACGCTATGACTATCTCGTTCGTCGCGAAGAGGACGTAGAAGTCCGTGTAGTTGGGAACCATGAGCTGGGGAATGAGCGTGTAGTCCGCGACGGCAACTATGTCGGCCTTCTTCCCGAGATCGGTTACCTTTCTGACGGCCTTAACACTACCACTCGCCTCGTCCTGGAAGGTGACCTTAACGCCGAGGTTCTTTTCGGCGTAGTCAGAGAACTCCTTCTCCAGCTGCTGGAAAGGAACACTGAGAGAGCCGGCGTGAAAAACTATGAGCGTCTTTTCTTCCAGGTTTGAACCGCTGGAGCC
The sequence above is drawn from the Thermococcus pacificus genome and encodes:
- the wtpA gene encoding tungstate ABC transporter substrate-binding protein WtpA, which translates into the protein MKLRGVLLLVVMAVAVLAAGCIGGSNGSSGSNLEEKTLIVFHAGSLSVPFQQLEKEFSDYAEKNLGVKVTFQDEASGSVKAVRKVTDLGKKADIVAVADYTLIPQLMVPNYTDFYVLFATNEIVIAFTNESKYADEIDSDNWYEILARPGVTFGFSDPNQDPCGYRSVMVMKLADLYYGKPAFETLVEKNTNIYANGTHIYVPKEIQLKTNKVVIRPKETDLTGLVESGSLDYFFIYKSVAEQHNLRYITLPDEINLRDFGRADFYGQVSITLGSTGKTIKAKPIVYGVTVPKDAPNRELAIEFLKFLLGENGQRVFRENHQDFLNPPVAFGNVPEEIKALVKVEG